The sequence below is a genomic window from Emys orbicularis isolate rEmyOrb1 chromosome 25, rEmyOrb1.hap1, whole genome shotgun sequence.
AGTGTGTTTTTAATAATGAGGGGTGCTTGCTGTTTGCCCGTCTGGGCAAAGAATGACTGCTTTTCCTGCCAGTGGCTATCGGAACTGCCTTCAACTGTTCTAAACCCAGTAAAACTAGAGGCATAAAATTGTAGTGTGACTAATTATGGAGAAAAAGTCTTTTGCTGGGTGATTTATATTCTGGCTTAAACCTATGAAGGACTCCCTATCCTATACTTACTGTGCAGAGGTGCCCCACTTGTTGCTGTAGAAAGGTtggagttttttttaaacttgaggTGGtataaacaaacatttcaaagctCAAGGTGTGTGCGCTGAAACTTTGTTGCACCATCCTATAACTAATGATTCAAAACATTGTTATAATAATTGGAAAACATTGCAATACCCTCCCCTCCTGCTTTTCAATGCACCATTTCCAACTTGCCTACCAGTTTCTGTTGTCCTCGTAGAGCTTATTTTCAATTAGCCATGACTGACTTTCCTTGACAGGTGTAATTAATTCTTGTGTAATAGCACCAGTAAAAGTAGGGGAAACCCAGCTTTTGGTCATCTATGATTAGAGTGGTTTAAGTTTACCACTCAAATCTTGTGCTGTTCTTTGTTTAGATGTATGATACTAAATGCAATTGGATTGAGCTGTGTTAAATGAGCCTATTACACACAGGTCCGGGGTGGGGCTAATCAGTGCAACTGAAAAAATGTGAATAAATTAAATCTAAAACTAAGAAAAATGGAGCATTCTAGATTTTCACTGctgtttcagtttttttaaataggaatcaAGTCCTCTGTGCTTGTCTGTTTGCTAGGAGCAATTTGAGAAACTTACTGTTTTGAAATGCATGCATGTTACAAGATGAGTCTcagccagaaaaaaataaaattaaaagtttgTGTACATCATTGTCTAATAAGTTCTGATCTTCCTGGTGTGCCTGTTTTTACTGTAGCCAAGCTGTGCAAAATCAGATTCCTATCCTCTGCTGCAATTCCAAGTACAGTTTTACAGGTATAATCCCAGTTCAAGTAAATACTGTTTTCTTCTGAGCAGGCCCCTACTAGCTGTTTTGTAAGAATCTCACTTTGAATGTATGCACAGCTGGCAAATGGGACATGAAACTAACACTGCTGCCTACCCTAAAAAGCAACAGCTTCAGCAGTTTACCACTACTCTTAGTATTCTCCAGCTTGGATGATAGCGAACTCTGTTCCAACCATACAGCTAAAAACCAAGCCTTCTCATTGTGGTGAGGGGTATTGCAGAGTGAATAAATCCAGATTCTCCTGTTCTGTAGTTAATTTGTAATAAGTGTACTTGTTACATGAGGCCTGCATTCTCTACCTAGAGTGTATTGACTCAAGAACAAGCGAGCCCCATACAATAATGGAgagagtttatttaaaaaattcaaaatagcCTGGCATGTGAAACAAGCACAAACTTCTGAGGCTAGTCCATGCGTGCTTTCAGTGTCCTGGTGGTGATCTTGTCTTTTTCACTGCAAAAGAGAGGAGAGACAAACTACCACTTCATCCTTCCAAAAATGAGGTGGAATGTTTCTATGTAATGCAGTAACTCATCAACACCCCCTTCTGATCAATTCTAAATTTCAGGAAATGTTCTGGGTGTTAAGAGGTGAGAACCCTATTGATCTGGAGAAGAATGGAGCCCTTGCCAGCTATTTCACACAGCCCAAGCTTCAAGCAGCTCTGCCGTTAACTACTGGTTGATAGCACCCATTATTGCCTTCCAGCGTAATACCTCATCTCTGCTCATACTCCCAAAAAGAGTTTAACGTGTCAACACCCTGACTCTTGTCTGGGGGGATAAGAATGGTTCGGAAGGGTGAGGGGAAGCTGGCACCCAGGGAGCttggagggagacagagagggatGCAAGAAGCCCCTGCTGTATGCAGTGAGCTTGGCCTACAGCTGCTACGAGATGGATTTTAAGGTCAAAAGgcatcattgtgatcatctaatctgacctcctgcacattgcatgccccagaacctcacccactcctgtaacagacccctaacctctgcttgaggacttcagtaactcagataatgatttaaagacttcaagttacagagactctGCCATTTGCAGTAGTTTAAACCTGCGAGTGACCCAAGCcctatgctgtggaggaaggcaaaaacccaaGGGTGTCTGCCAATTgtacctggggggaaattccatcctgaccccaaatatggtggtcaATTCGACCCTGAGCATGTGCAATGCCCTAGTTTTAGAGGTCTCCCTACTTATCGGAGACCATGTAGATTGGCTGCTAGATGTTCATGAATAAATGGCTCCCTATCACGCATCCTAGCACTAACACCTGTGCAGAGAGACGGGTTTGAAATAGGTCACTGACACTTCATTCTCCTCCAGAACCTGCAGGGGTGAGCCTGAGCCACATCTCCCACTACAGTTTCAGATGGAGCTCTAAACAAGTCCCTCCCTTCATTCGCTGCTTAACAAAACTAGTTTTATTTCCTAACACAATGGCTGGGACACTGCTGAGGACGCAGTAGGGAGACACTACTGAACATAAGGGTTGGCTGACCCAGCAACAAGGCAGCTTTTAGTCCTGTGTGGAAATCTTGAGTTCCACGGTGGCATCTCATTTCATCTCAGTGTGAAGTAGTAGCACTTCCTGGGTGCAAATAATCATGACTGAAGGAGGGAATGCTGCTAACAGCAGCTATGCTAAACTCTTAATTTATTATCActggtgctgctgcagcaagGTAGGTTAGCAATCATGGGAAATGTAAagatctagtgtagacaagacgtCACTAAAGAACGGCAGAGGTCAGGCCTGGTAGTCATTCCTTGACTGACTTAAGGCTCTGTGTTTAACTCTGCCACTTCTCTCCATGGGAAAGAGACTGTGTGAGCTGTACTTACATGATATGCACTACCACACCCATGCCAGACACCGCATCTCTGTCCACTGCATTCAGCATAGCTTGTGAGATAGTTTCAAAGAGGTGGTCTGGCTCCTGAAAAAAGAGGAAGGGAAACTCTTTTAGTTGGCTTCTATAGCTGAGCTACTAGGGGTTGGGGCAGTTCACCTAACTAACAATCTGACCCTCTCCATGCCCAAGAGAAACTTGACTCGGGATCTCGCATAGTTCTGCCAGAACTTACCGTAAAACTTTTACTATTGTCCATCAGGGGGGTTAGGGCACTGGCCCAGCACATGGGAGACCCAGTTTCTATTCTTCACTCCACTCCAGACTGCTTGTGTAActgtggacaagtcacttagcctccctgtgccttagttccctcTATGTTAAaataatgcttccctacctcacaggggtgtttgtGAACATAAGTACGTTAAAGATTATATAGGGGTTTTCATCAGtagtctcaaagcacttcacaaggtAGAGGCATTATTATATAACAGGAGTAGCCTGAATTCCCTGTGTCCAATTTAACAGCAAAGGATTCCAAAAAATCCAAGAATCACTTGGAAGTTAAACAACTACACAGATCTTGCCACCTCCTCACTCACCATGTCAGGCTCCCAGAGAGACTCACACATGCCATACATCTGCTCTGAGCAGGTGCCACTGACAACAAAGTCATCTGTTATCATGGGACAACCAATCAGGTCCAGAGAGCAGATGAAAGGTTCGTAAGTTACGGGGTCCAGTCCAGCAATAACTGGCTCTGTGTAATAGGGTCCAAACCTGTGAACAGCAAGGCTAACGTTAGAACAGCCTAAGGATGCAAAAATTTGAAGTAACAGCAGAATTCTAACTCAGTAGGTATTTAAGGAAAGTGTTTATTCCATCTCAGGTGTTAGTAGGAGTCTTTCAAATTAGTTTGGAATTACCCAATTACTGTGTTAGTACCTCCTAACTGTGAATGGACTTTTATTTCAGCAATATTTCAGTGACAAAAAGACACACTGAAATAATCTGcttccccattgaagtcaaagtttCAAAAACTTTACGATTTCCAGATTCTGGTGTTTAGGCAAATCAATAATTGTAGGAACAAACAGTTTTGATCTGGGTTCAGGAAAAAGTAAGTGGTCCTTGTATTTCAAAAGCAGGTGTCCTCTGCATCCATGAGCACATAACCATCATGTTTTGATGTTTTAAGTGGTGGGGGAGAATCTTTAGATCCCACTGGCCTGCCTCCAAACAGCCTTCAGCAATAGAAATGTGGTACAATTGGAACTGAGTGTTATTTATAAATATCTTACATTTGTTCTGCTGGGGGTTGATCTAGAAGAGAATTCCAGGTCATTTCAGCACATTAGAGAATTTGCCTAACTCAGAATGCCTGATCTACGAATCAGAGTTTACTTAACTTAACTCCCTGATAATATTCTATGCGAAAGGCGATTGTCAGGAACACTTTGATTCAAGATAGCAGCTTCCTGTTTATTAATTGTCACTCAGTGTGCAACTCTTCTTTGTAATAGTAAGAATCTAGAAACAACCGAGCTTTCCTTAAACATTGGACCCAAACTGAAACCAATTCCAGGGACACAATTTCATTCCAAAAACTCTTCCCCTCTATGCTGTTAACTATCCATCTCTCTAGTGAATGCTTCAGTGACCTAGCTCTTAAGTCTTTGGTGTACGACACCCATACAATAGTTATGTCTCCATTAAGGTTTCCCATTACTGATAACTGGTGCTGCCGAAGATGGCTTACTCCTGTCTACACATGTAGTAAAACTATGTTCAGCACCATTTCAGAAACTGGCGGAACTATATGGTTTATTCACAGTCTGAGTCCATCTATACGTGGAGTTCAGCAGTGTTCATCTCCAGTTCAGCTACCACAGTCAACGTAGGTAAATTGTCTTTGCCGACACTAGGAAAATTAACATGCCTCTCGACTCCTCAAGAGTCGTAATTTAACTCCATTAACCATGCTCTGATTTCAGTGATATTTGTAGAATGGCTCAGCTGTTTGATATTTACCGTTTCTCATAGAGTAGGTTGGCCACCATACTCATGAGAGTTTGGGGCTTGATCTGTCTGCCTTCCTTCAGTTCATAGAGATTCAGCCTGAACTTCAGCCGCTGGGCACTGCAGATGAGATCAGAATCCGTATTAAAATCACATGCATCAAGACCTCTTCCATCCTCCCAATGGCTAATATTTGCTACTAGAGATTAACATCTGATGGACACATGATGCAGACACGTATTTAGAATGCATGCACATATGCATTTCAAATGTGGACATCTGGTTCTCACTTGCCATGTGCTCTTAAGAAATCAGACACAGCTTTGATTTTGGAacacagtggattttttttttcttttaagcaggGCACAATTAGCCAACAACCAATGTTGCTAGTCTTTGGCACTGTGGAGAAAGCATGTTTTCAAAGACTTTTGGGATGGTTCAAGAATAACCCCAA
It includes:
- the PSMB3 gene encoding proteasome subunit beta type-3, which produces MSIMSYNGGAVMAMKGKNCVAIASDRRFGIQAQMVTTDFQKIFPMGDRLYIGLAGLATDVQTVAQRLKFRLNLYELKEGRQIKPQTLMSMVANLLYEKRFGPYYTEPVIAGLDPVTYEPFICSLDLIGCPMITDDFVVSGTCSEQMYGMCESLWEPDMEPDHLFETISQAMLNAVDRDAVSGMGVVVHIIEKDKITTRTLKARMD